Proteins found in one Corynebacterium zhongnanshanii genomic segment:
- a CDS encoding DEAD/DEAH box helicase yields MDHLRLWQREALQKYLEDNPQDFLAVATPGAGKTTFALTTARLLLDTRVVQRIVIVVPTEHLKLQWSLSAAAQGISIDPSFSNSSAFNQAFDGVAVTYAQVGMKPTKHYQVATAQKTLVILDEIHHAGDAKSWGDGVRFAYAHAERRLALTGTPFRSDDAQIPFVRYEDIGGGGLQSSADYTYGYSEALKDGVVRPVVFLTYSGTARWRNSAGEEFEARLGEPLNAEQTARAWRTALDPRGDWIPAVLQAAHTRLQQLREHTPDAGGLVIASDKQTARAYAKILEQLSSTPVTVVLSDEAGASDRIKQFNDNQDEWLVAVRMVSEGVDVPRLAVGVYATSASTPLFFAQAIGRFVRSRRPGESASVFLPSVPVLLELASKMEKQRNHVLANPDRPSDGLDDDLLAAANREQNEPGEERGYESVGAEAELDSLIFDGSTYGTATMAGSAEEQDYLGLPGLLDAEQMRTLLRQRQQEQLDARERDRKAKLAEEQERAAKKAEAAAEEGSGANLHARRVASQELPALRKELNTLVSMTAARTGKPHGAIHNEVRRNCGGPATALCTAEQLRDRIAYLRRW; encoded by the coding sequence CTGGATCATCTGCGTCTGTGGCAACGCGAAGCCTTACAGAAATACCTGGAGGACAACCCCCAGGACTTTCTCGCGGTCGCAACCCCAGGCGCTGGTAAGACCACCTTCGCGCTGACTACAGCACGCCTGCTGCTGGATACCCGAGTGGTGCAGCGGATCGTCATCGTGGTGCCCACCGAACACCTCAAACTCCAGTGGTCGCTTTCTGCGGCCGCCCAGGGCATTTCCATCGACCCGTCTTTTAGTAACTCCTCGGCCTTCAACCAGGCCTTTGATGGCGTGGCCGTGACCTATGCCCAGGTGGGCATGAAGCCCACCAAGCACTACCAGGTGGCCACCGCGCAAAAGACGCTGGTGATTCTGGACGAGATCCACCACGCAGGAGACGCCAAAAGCTGGGGCGACGGCGTGCGCTTCGCCTACGCGCACGCGGAGCGACGGTTGGCCCTCACCGGTACGCCGTTCCGCTCTGACGATGCGCAAATCCCCTTCGTGCGCTACGAAGACATCGGGGGAGGCGGTCTGCAATCCTCCGCGGACTACACCTACGGCTACTCGGAGGCCCTGAAGGACGGCGTGGTGCGGCCAGTCGTGTTCCTGACCTACTCCGGCACGGCGCGCTGGCGAAACAGCGCCGGGGAAGAATTCGAGGCGCGGCTGGGCGAGCCACTGAACGCTGAGCAGACGGCGCGTGCGTGGCGCACGGCCCTGGATCCGCGCGGTGACTGGATTCCCGCGGTGTTGCAGGCCGCCCACACGCGCCTGCAGCAGCTGCGCGAGCACACCCCCGATGCTGGTGGGCTGGTTATCGCTTCGGACAAGCAGACCGCCCGCGCCTACGCGAAGATCCTGGAACAGCTCAGCAGCACGCCCGTGACCGTGGTGCTGTCCGATGAAGCCGGCGCGTCCGACCGCATCAAGCAGTTCAACGATAATCAGGACGAGTGGTTGGTCGCGGTGCGCATGGTCTCCGAGGGCGTGGACGTCCCGCGCTTGGCCGTGGGCGTGTACGCCACGAGCGCCTCCACGCCGCTGTTCTTTGCCCAGGCCATCGGGCGTTTCGTGCGCTCCCGCAGGCCGGGAGAATCCGCGAGCGTGTTCTTGCCGAGTGTGCCGGTGTTGCTCGAGCTGGCGTCGAAAATGGAAAAGCAACGCAACCACGTGTTAGCCAACCCGGATCGGCCGTCTGACGGGCTCGATGACGATCTGCTGGCGGCGGCGAATCGCGAGCAGAACGAACCGGGCGAAGAGCGCGGTTATGAGTCGGTCGGCGCGGAAGCCGAGCTGGACTCGCTGATTTTCGACGGTTCCACCTACGGCACGGCCACGATGGCGGGCTCAGCGGAGGAGCAGGACTACCTGGGTCTGCCCGGGCTGCTGGATGCCGAGCAGATGCGTACGCTGCTGCGCCAGCGGCAACAGGAGCAACTGGATGCGCGCGAGCGGGATCGCAAGGCGAAGCTCGCGGAGGAGCAGGAGCGCGCGGCGAAGAAAGCCGAGGCAGCTGCCGAGGAGGGCAGCGGCGCGAACCTGCACGCCCGGCGGGTGGCGAGCCAAGAGCTTCCCGCACTACGCAAGGAACTCAACACGCTGGTGTCCATGACCGCGGCGCGCACCGGCAAGCCGCATGGAGCGATTCACAACGAGGTCCGCCGCAATTGCGGAGGTCCCGCGACCGCTCTGTGCACTGCAGAGCAATTGCGGGACCGAATAGCGTACCTGCGACGCTGGTAA
- a CDS encoding DUF3039 domain-containing protein produces the protein MSTPSTTTIERPEVTTDQRNDEDTPKFFHYVKKNEIVESAVMGNMVVALCGETFPVRKQAKPGSPVCPDCEQIYQSLRRR, from the coding sequence GTGAGTACACCAAGCACAACGACAATTGAGCGCCCTGAAGTAACCACTGACCAGCGCAATGACGAGGACACCCCGAAGTTCTTCCACTACGTGAAGAAAAACGAGATCGTCGAATCGGCAGTGATGGGAAACATGGTTGTTGCCCTGTGTGGTGAAACCTTCCCCGTGCGCAAGCAGGCCAAGCCCGGATCCCCCGTGTGCCCTGACTGCGAACAGATCTACCAGTCCCTGCGTAGGCGTTAA
- a CDS encoding DUF3099 domain-containing protein: MAAGGRREHDVELITDARRSPLEGWHRRRRLYMILQAIRLPLFLASGLVWWLLGNQVLAVVIVCISLPLPWVAVLLANERGEADKKSRSVYKPGLVRENRARVESARRAALESGETHASPSLAPVVIDHDGRSQDR; this comes from the coding sequence ATGGCTGCAGGTGGCAGACGCGAACACGACGTCGAATTGATTACGGACGCTCGGAGGTCTCCCCTTGAGGGATGGCACCGGCGTCGCCGCCTGTATATGATCCTCCAGGCGATTCGCCTCCCGCTGTTCCTGGCGTCGGGGTTGGTGTGGTGGCTCCTGGGTAATCAGGTGCTCGCAGTGGTGATTGTGTGCATTTCCCTGCCACTGCCCTGGGTGGCGGTGCTCCTAGCTAATGAGCGCGGCGAGGCCGATAAGAAGTCCCGCTCTGTCTATAAGCCGGGCCTGGTGCGCGAGAATCGGGCTCGGGTGGAGTCGGCCCGCCGGGCGGCCTTGGAATCCGGCGAGACTCACGCTTCGCCGTCCCTGGCTCCAGTGGTGATTGACCATGACGGCCGCTCGCAGGACCGTTAG
- a CDS encoding methyltransferase, with protein sequence MTLCDPTSPATQQTLRAFVSALAHRGYGSTMLTTVLGPEGYAAMLAGNPAGAVWAVDHGDYAPDSVEYTCVAGVVLRRDLPLDQWRGIYGDVDGLLAAGVLEASPTDATRAHITVDIRPVAARGTESAEVLIVSDQDSSMTARTPAPNHVPGVGNAPLSLLSVLPPVSDAQRAGSPPLRVLDLGTGSGVLATVLATSHSAVEVTATDISSRALGFARCAFPQHASIDWVEGSWFEPVEGQLFDLIVSNPPFVIGPDCGLSYRETPLDFDGASRLVVEQAAQHLANHGTAHLLAAWALTEADSAASKVTGWIPGEDIRAWVVQRDLVDITTYVHTWLTDEGIDTRSSEGIKRTADWLDYFMGAGITHIGMGYVHMKRTTGTSSEVTFEVMDQALQPGTFLGHETREWFARAEWLDRQDAHSVLDTQYAARPTLALEHVSVSDGDLGVGFKDYALRLSRTDGPAWSHEVDQHVAAIVKGINPDGLTLRDTAELYAAVNGLDGDAFTDALAPIVVDLVRHGLILPADIVEEL encoded by the coding sequence GTGACTCTTTGTGACCCCACTTCCCCTGCCACGCAACAGACCCTTCGTGCGTTTGTCTCCGCTCTGGCGCACCGCGGGTACGGTTCCACCATGCTCACCACCGTGCTGGGCCCCGAGGGCTACGCCGCCATGCTCGCCGGCAATCCGGCTGGCGCGGTGTGGGCCGTTGACCACGGTGACTATGCCCCGGACAGCGTGGAGTACACCTGCGTTGCGGGCGTTGTCCTGCGCCGTGATCTGCCGCTGGATCAGTGGCGTGGCATCTACGGCGATGTGGACGGCTTGCTCGCCGCGGGCGTGCTCGAGGCCTCGCCCACCGACGCCACCCGTGCACACATCACCGTCGACATCCGACCCGTCGCCGCCCGCGGGACGGAGAGCGCCGAGGTGCTCATCGTCAGCGATCAGGATTCTTCGATGACTGCACGCACCCCCGCCCCGAATCACGTCCCCGGCGTGGGCAATGCCCCGTTATCGTTACTCTCCGTCCTTCCCCCTGTATCCGACGCCCAGCGCGCTGGCTCCCCACCCCTTCGTGTGTTGGATCTCGGCACGGGTTCGGGAGTTCTTGCCACCGTGTTAGCCACCTCTCATTCCGCCGTCGAGGTCACGGCGACCGACATCTCCTCCCGCGCTTTAGGGTTTGCCCGCTGCGCGTTCCCCCAGCACGCGAGCATCGACTGGGTGGAGGGCAGCTGGTTTGAGCCCGTCGAGGGACAGCTCTTCGATCTCATTGTCTCCAACCCGCCCTTTGTGATCGGCCCGGACTGCGGCTTAAGCTACCGCGAGACCCCGCTTGACTTCGATGGCGCCAGCCGACTGGTCGTCGAGCAGGCCGCGCAGCACCTGGCAAACCACGGCACGGCGCACCTGCTTGCGGCCTGGGCGCTCACCGAGGCCGACTCCGCAGCCTCCAAGGTCACGGGCTGGATCCCGGGTGAGGACATCAGAGCCTGGGTTGTGCAACGCGACCTGGTGGACATCACCACGTACGTTCACACCTGGCTCACTGATGAAGGGATCGACACCCGCTCGTCGGAGGGAATCAAGCGCACCGCAGACTGGTTGGACTATTTCATGGGCGCCGGTATCACCCATATCGGCATGGGCTATGTACACATGAAGCGCACCACGGGAACCAGCAGCGAGGTCACGTTCGAGGTGATGGATCAGGCCCTCCAGCCGGGCACCTTCTTAGGCCACGAAACGCGCGAGTGGTTCGCGCGTGCCGAGTGGTTGGATCGTCAGGATGCGCACAGCGTCCTGGATACGCAGTATGCGGCGCGGCCCACGCTGGCGTTGGAACATGTATCCGTCAGTGATGGAGACTTGGGCGTCGGATTTAAAGATTATGCACTACGCCTGAGCAGGACGGACGGGCCGGCGTGGAGTCACGAGGTCGACCAGCACGTGGCCGCGATCGTCAAGGGCATCAACCCAGATGGGTTGACGTTGCGGGACACTGCCGAGCTCTATGCTGCGGTCAATGGCCTGGACGGGGACGCCTTCACCGACGCGCTTGCGCCGATCGTGGTGGACCTGGTGCGACACGGCCTGATTCTTCCGGCAGATATAGTAGAGGAACTATGA
- the dtd gene encoding D-aminoacyl-tRNA deacylase — protein MKAVISTVSHASVTVEGEVVGEVQGPALLALIGAGREDSPDAWETVARKIAELRLFPERDAPWDEPRTHSALDVGAQILVVSQFTLMGATAKGRRPSWSAAAPGEVAEPIITNIIEALRARGLHVESGRFGAMMRVQSTNEGPYTVLVEAE, from the coding sequence ATGAAGGCAGTCATCAGTACCGTAAGCCACGCGTCCGTCACTGTAGAGGGCGAGGTTGTCGGCGAAGTTCAAGGGCCGGCGTTGCTGGCCCTCATCGGCGCCGGGCGGGAGGATTCGCCAGACGCGTGGGAGACTGTCGCGAGGAAAATCGCGGAGCTTCGCCTGTTCCCGGAGCGTGACGCGCCGTGGGATGAACCACGGACGCATTCGGCGCTGGACGTGGGAGCACAGATTCTGGTGGTCAGCCAGTTCACGTTGATGGGTGCGACTGCGAAGGGACGGCGCCCCTCCTGGTCTGCCGCGGCGCCTGGCGAGGTGGCCGAACCCATCATCACCAACATCATCGAGGCGCTGCGCGCGCGAGGCCTGCATGTGGAGAGCGGGCGCTTTGGAGCGATGATGCGTGTCCAGTCCACGAACGAAGGTCCATA